The following are from one region of the Gossypium hirsutum isolate 1008001.06 chromosome D03, Gossypium_hirsutum_v2.1, whole genome shotgun sequence genome:
- the LOC107950893 gene encoding uncharacterized protein, protein MALSTSKIVPTTNKIARELDEIYKDLHELDFAIQVPKTLDKKNSLQREKQISVDPISLRESSMGEISFNMMLPPQAETDYPFPPPLLPAKHKFLSCSLPNSATSSPRFGSRKNLKHESQALPQQVDELVNKNPSLQNTTFWRSKSCGDGRTYGPPDELDDLWMYKHHRHGGLISKPNVNNQEMDGSNEVDFKCGALCLLLPGFTKAKQVRTRKREPRVKENNVNVISRTVSLEKFECGSWASSTIIPDHDVGDLYFDLPLELINNLGNDAHLPVSTAFVFDNKDVKGVLKNGSNQTRSTTTTTTGRKSHESSSRHVRFSTSSPTSYPASPASCITPRLRKARDDFNAFLEAQSA, encoded by the coding sequence ATGGCACTTTCTACTTCGAAAATAGTTCCCACCACCAACAAAATTGCTCGAGAACTCGATGAAATTTACAAGGACCTTCATGAGCTTGACTTTGCTATTCAAGTGCCTAAGACCCTAGACAAGAAGAATAGCCTGCAAAGGGAAAAACAAATATCCGTTGATCCAATTTCATTACGAGAATCATCCATGGGAGAAATAAGTTTCAACATGATGTTACCACCTCAAGCTGAAACTGATTACCCTTTTCCACCCCCTTTGCTCCCCGCAAAGCACAAGTTCTTAAGTTGCAGCCTTCCAAACTCCGCGACTTCTTCCCCTCGATTCGGCTCGAGGAAGAACTTGAAACACGAAAGCCAAGCGTTGCCTCAACAGGTTGACGAGTTGGTCAATAAGAACCCATCACTTCAAAACACGACGTTTTGGAGAAGCAAGTCATGTGGAGATGGAAGAACATATGGACCACCGGATGAACTTGATGATCTATGGATGTACAAGCATCATAGGCATGGAGGTTTAATCTCCAAACCCAATGTTAACAATCAGGAAATGGATGGTAGTAATGAAGTTGACTTCAAATGCGGTGCCCTTTGCCTGTTGCTACCAGGATTTACCAAGGCAAAGCAAGTGAGGACAAGAAAAAGAGAACCTAGGGTGAAGGAGAATAATGTGAATGTGATATCGAGAACAGTTTCCCTTGAAAAGTTTGAATGTGGATCATGGGCTTCATCAACAATAATACCAGACCATGATGTTGGTGATCTATACTTTGATCTTCCATTGGAGTTGATCAATAACCTTGGGAACGATGCACATTTACCGGTTTCAACTGCTTTTGTGTTCGATAATAAAGATGTAAAAGGGGTATTGAAGAATGGTTCAAATCAAACAagatcaacaacaacaacaacaacaggcAGGAAATCCCATGAATCATCATCTCGGCATGTTAGGTTTTCGACGTCATCCCCAACATCGTACCCTGCTTCACCGGCTTCTTGCATTACGCCTCGTTTGCGTAAAGCTAGGGACGATTTTAATGCTTTCTTAGAGGCACAAAGTGCATGA